The following coding sequences are from one Anguilla anguilla isolate fAngAng1 chromosome 12, fAngAng1.pri, whole genome shotgun sequence window:
- the LOC118208889 gene encoding galactosylgalactosylxylosylprotein 3-beta-glucuronosyltransferase 1 isoform X1: MPKRRDILAIVLIVLPWTLLITVWHQSAIAPLLAIRKACLHLVKEIFIVPERLAIRRHRLSDDGAEGRRDSGQGSDSKEYCSSDKDIVEVVRTEYVYTRPPPWSDVLPTIHVITPTYSRPVQKAELTRLANTFLHVPNLHWILVEDSQRRTPLVTRLLHETGLNYTHLNVETPRNYKLRGDARDPRIPRGTMQRNLALRWLRETFSLNGSQPGIVYFADDDNTYSLELFEEMRSTRKVSVWPVAFVGGLRYESPKVNAAGKVYGWKTVFDPHRPFAIDMAGFAVNLRLILFKPQAYFKLRGVKGGYQESSLLRELVTLNDLEPKAANCTKILVWHTRTEKPVLVNEGKKGFTDPNVEI, encoded by the exons ATGCCGAAGCGGAGAGACATTCTTGCCATCGTGTTGATCGTGTTGCCCTGGACGCTGCTCATCACCGTTTGGCACCAGAGCGCCATAGCTCCCTTATTGGCTATCCGAAAGG CCTGTCTCCACCTAGTAAAAGAAATCTTTATCGTACCAGAGAGGCTGGCCATCCGTCGTCACCGTCTCTCAG ACGACGGGGCCGAGGGCCGGCGAGACTCGGGGCAGGGGTCCGATTCCAAGGAGTACTGCTCCTCGGACAAGGACATCGTGGAGGTGGTGCGGACGGAGTACGTCTACACCCGGCCGCCACCGTGGTCCGATGTGCTGCCCACGATCCACGTGATCACGCCCACCTACAGCCGGCCCGTCCAGAAGGCGGAGCTTACGAGGCTGGCGAACACCTTCCTGCACGTGCCCAACCTGCACTGGATCCTGGTGGAGGACTCGCAGAGACGCACCCCGCTGGTCACGCGACTCCTCCACGAGACGGGCCTCAACTACACCCACCTCAATGTGGAGACGCCGCGAAACTACAAGCTGCGGGGCGATGCCCGGGACCCCAGGATCCCCCGCGGGACCATGCAGAGGAACCTGGCCCTGCGCTGGCTGCGGGAGACTTTCAGCCTGAACGGCAGCCAGCCGGGCATCGTCTACTTTGCTGATGACGACAACACCTACAGCCTGGAGCTGTTTGAGGAG ATGCGGTCAACGCGAAAGGTGTCGGTGTGGCCTGTGGCCTTTGTGGGGGGGCTTCGCTATGAGTCCCCCAAGGTCAACGCCGCCGGTAAGGTCTACGGCTGGAAGACGGTGTTCGACCCCCACCGGCCCTTCGCCATCGACATGGCAGGATTCGCCGTCAACCTCCGGCTCATCCTCTTCAAGCCGCAGGCCTACTTCAAGCTGCGCGGTGTGAAGGGCGGATACCAGGAGAGCAGTCTACTACGGGAGCTGGTCACTCTCAATGACCTGGAGCCAAAAGCCGCCAATTGCACTAAG ATTCTTGTATGGCACACCAGGACAGAAAAGCCTGTTCTCGTAAATGAAGGAAAGAAAGGATTCACAGACCCCAATGTGGAGATCTGA
- the LOC118208889 gene encoding galactosylgalactosylxylosylprotein 3-beta-glucuronosyltransferase 1 isoform X2, which produces MPKRRDILAIVLIVLPWTLLITVWHQSAIAPLLAIRKDDGAEGRRDSGQGSDSKEYCSSDKDIVEVVRTEYVYTRPPPWSDVLPTIHVITPTYSRPVQKAELTRLANTFLHVPNLHWILVEDSQRRTPLVTRLLHETGLNYTHLNVETPRNYKLRGDARDPRIPRGTMQRNLALRWLRETFSLNGSQPGIVYFADDDNTYSLELFEEMRSTRKVSVWPVAFVGGLRYESPKVNAAGKVYGWKTVFDPHRPFAIDMAGFAVNLRLILFKPQAYFKLRGVKGGYQESSLLRELVTLNDLEPKAANCTKILVWHTRTEKPVLVNEGKKGFTDPNVEI; this is translated from the exons ATGCCGAAGCGGAGAGACATTCTTGCCATCGTGTTGATCGTGTTGCCCTGGACGCTGCTCATCACCGTTTGGCACCAGAGCGCCATAGCTCCCTTATTGGCTATCCGAAAGG ACGACGGGGCCGAGGGCCGGCGAGACTCGGGGCAGGGGTCCGATTCCAAGGAGTACTGCTCCTCGGACAAGGACATCGTGGAGGTGGTGCGGACGGAGTACGTCTACACCCGGCCGCCACCGTGGTCCGATGTGCTGCCCACGATCCACGTGATCACGCCCACCTACAGCCGGCCCGTCCAGAAGGCGGAGCTTACGAGGCTGGCGAACACCTTCCTGCACGTGCCCAACCTGCACTGGATCCTGGTGGAGGACTCGCAGAGACGCACCCCGCTGGTCACGCGACTCCTCCACGAGACGGGCCTCAACTACACCCACCTCAATGTGGAGACGCCGCGAAACTACAAGCTGCGGGGCGATGCCCGGGACCCCAGGATCCCCCGCGGGACCATGCAGAGGAACCTGGCCCTGCGCTGGCTGCGGGAGACTTTCAGCCTGAACGGCAGCCAGCCGGGCATCGTCTACTTTGCTGATGACGACAACACCTACAGCCTGGAGCTGTTTGAGGAG ATGCGGTCAACGCGAAAGGTGTCGGTGTGGCCTGTGGCCTTTGTGGGGGGGCTTCGCTATGAGTCCCCCAAGGTCAACGCCGCCGGTAAGGTCTACGGCTGGAAGACGGTGTTCGACCCCCACCGGCCCTTCGCCATCGACATGGCAGGATTCGCCGTCAACCTCCGGCTCATCCTCTTCAAGCCGCAGGCCTACTTCAAGCTGCGCGGTGTGAAGGGCGGATACCAGGAGAGCAGTCTACTACGGGAGCTGGTCACTCTCAATGACCTGGAGCCAAAAGCCGCCAATTGCACTAAG ATTCTTGTATGGCACACCAGGACAGAAAAGCCTGTTCTCGTAAATGAAGGAAAGAAAGGATTCACAGACCCCAATGTGGAGATCTGA